In the genome of Meles meles chromosome 16, mMelMel3.1 paternal haplotype, whole genome shotgun sequence, one region contains:
- the SCAND1 gene encoding SCAN domain-containing protein 1, whose translation MAASEPSLVVAGDLALSPEKEEGAGLSSGPECNSAGSSSTPEAPPPAPEPSTPNAAVPEAIPTPPAAASMALELPPTGLGSPPLAEAAPRSPPHPGGSRPGPETFRQRFRQFRYQDAAGPREAFRQLRELSRQWLRPDIRTKEQIVEMLVQEQLLAILPEAARARRIRRRMDVRITG comes from the coding sequence ATGGCTGCGTCTGAGCCGAGCTTGGTGGTTGCTGGGGACCTCGCGCTGTcgccagagaaggaagaaggagccGGCCTAAGCTCAGGCCCGGAGTGTAACTCTGCGGGCTCCTCGTCGACCCCTGAGGCCCCACCGCCTGCCCCTGAACCCTCCACCCCCAACGCCGCGGTCCCCGAAGCGATTCCTACGCCTCCTGCGGCGGCCTCCATGGCCTTGGAGCTGCCGCCCACAGGCCTGGGCTCCCCGCCGCTCGCCGAAGCTGCTCCTCGCTCCCCTCCACACCCTGGCGGCTCCCGACCCGGCCCGGAGACGTTCCGCCAGCGTTTCCGGCAGTTCCGTTACCAGGACGCCGCAGGCCCGCGGGAGGCGTTCCGGCAGCTGCGGGAGCTCTCCCGCCAGTGGCTTCGACCCGACATCCGTACGAAGGAGCAGATCGTGGAGATGCTGGTGCAGGAGCAGCTGCTCGCCATCCTGCCTGAGGCGGCGCGGGCCCGGCGTATTCGCCGCCGCATGGATGTGCGCATCACGGGTTGA
- the LOC123927221 gene encoding alpha-2B adrenergic receptor-like has product MSSAPERPEAKSRLPEAASARVSESRREAAAPEGPGWTSLSACWSTVRDVASQHQFEDSESESKSASEEEGEEEEDEELEEEEPRGVFTHCELSGRQVICTSCWVCASPDWDEGERIFLGLAPGR; this is encoded by the coding sequence ATGAGCTCGGCGCCAGAGCGCCCGGAAGCCAAGTCCCGGCTCCCGGAAGCAGCGTCCGCTCGCGTTAGCGAGTCCCGTCGGGAGGCGGCTGCGCCTGAGGGGCCGGGGTGGACCTCTTTAAGTGCGTGTTGGTCTACTGTTCGCGATGTCGCCTCCCAGCACCAGTTTGAGGACTCGGAGTCAGAGTCAAAATCGGCGTccgaggaggagggggaggaagaggaggatgaagagctggaggaggaggagcccagAGGGGTCTTTACTCACTGTGAGCTCTCCGGCCGGCAGGTGATCTGCACGTCCTGCTGGGTGTGCGCCTCCCCTGACTGGGATGAGGGCGAGCGAATATTTCTCGGGCTGGCGCCCGGCCGGTAG